A region of the Silene latifolia isolate original U9 population chromosome 9, ASM4854445v1, whole genome shotgun sequence genome:
ACCCACCCTAAATAGCCCACCTCCTCCGCTCACTAAACCGTCTAACATTGCATCTCGGCTTCCCACATCGTTCTTAGTTGGACCGCATTTCTTGTACACCACTGTCTTGTCTTCGCTCCCTAGGAATGTGTCATTATCAAACTTGACAAAGCAACCTGGTAACAAGCAAATTTACATGTAAGTGTAGAGAATAACAAGGTTAAAATCCCGTCGGCATTGATGCATGAGAATTAACCTTGAAGTTGGACGACAGAGCCAGAAGAGCCAGGGCAAAGTGAACCAAACTGATTGACAGAGTGGACAATACAAGAGGCACAATTAGGCATGGAGAGATCTCCTCGGCATTGATACAAGCCATAAACGACGTCATGTGGCGAGGTTCCAACAACAGTGAAGTGGTTGTAGGAGGAGTAGGTGGCAGAGTTGACAAGAGAGGTTAGAAGGGAGTTGAGGTTAGCCATGTAGGAGGTGTCATCAGGGCTGAACTTGAGTTGAGAGCAGCCACCGTAGATAAACGAGTGTAAGGCGGCCGAGTTGGTGGTGGTTAGGATAGTTGAGAGAAAGAGGAAAGGGAGGAGTAGTGAAAGTTTTGTTGTTGATGTTGATGATGTTGCCATTGAAGAAAGGGTTTGTGATGTGGAATGACGATGAAAGAAGGAAGAAAGTGATTTGTAATAGAAGTTTGTGTTAGTGGAACCTTTATATGTGT
Encoded here:
- the LOC141599777 gene encoding plasmodesmata-located protein 7-like; this encodes MATSSTSTTKLSLLLPFLFLSTILTTTNSAALHSFIYGGCSQLKFSPDDTSYMANLNSLLTSLVNSATYSSYNHFTVVGTSPHDVVYGLYQCRGDLSMPNCASCIVHSVNQFGSLCPGSSGSVVQLQGCFVKFDNDTFLGSEDKTVVYKKCGPTKNDVGSRDAMLDGLVSGGGGLFRVGGSKDVAAIAQCIGDLSGGQCQDCLEEAVKQVKMACGTAGYGDMYLGKCYVRYTIGGGRGFFNSDGSEKNRGVKTFALIVGLLAAIGILIIFLTFICRAFGGSSK